One region of Carassius carassius chromosome 41, fCarCar2.1, whole genome shotgun sequence genomic DNA includes:
- the LOC132123176 gene encoding IGF-like family receptor 1, which yields MTSDRCLEGKFWNRSRYKCEPCETIHRIIKGYEFTENCGWSDEQQQIKSPYKPCRYGTFNDGSQVKCQNCRSCPTPLFTASECSTTSDAICCRQGEQVFNGKCIPQLPQTTKTTTASTPVFISSPVASSSLSPSTQNVFTEPSAVTENFTPSTQSSMPNTSSSPTEMSSFNQFIGIYVCFGILSTLILVCIFLFIKRRSKPFNGEFKKCCNGASHKSLSKKSIGRYEEAISYNVIKESSNNDHVTGLSHLLAPEVQDAPLKTVLNNLDVLEELVLVLDPDICGAKNTRHLAAHCSFSFAWINYAYSMKDHKSPFVAVLEGVVTKNPDWTVSHLAELLTSIGRNDAVEILAKLTAGV from the exons GTTACGAATTTACTGAAAACTGTGGGTGGTCCGACGAGCAACAACAGATCAAGTCACCTTACAAACCATGCAGATATGGGACATTTAATGATGGATCTCAAGTCAAATGCCAAAATTGTCGTTCTTGCCCAACGCCACTGTTTACAGCGTCTGAATGCAGCACAACATCGGATGCAATCTGCTGTAGACAAGG ggaGCAGGTTTTTAATGGAAAATGCATCCCTCAACTGCCACAGACCACAAAGACAACA actGCAAGTACGCCTGTCTTCATATCTAGCCCTGTCGCCAGCTCAAGCCTTTCTCCGAGCACTCAAAATGTCTTTACAGAGCCCTCTGCAGTCACTGAAAACTTTACTCCAAGCACTCAAAGCTCTATGCCAAACACTTCTTCAAGTCCCACTgaaatgtcatcatttaatcaattCATAG GGATCTATGTATGTTTTGGGATTTTATCAACTCTCATTCTGGTGTGTATCTTCCTTTTCATCAAGAGGAGGTCTAAGCCTTTCAATGGAG AATTTAAAAAATGCTGTAATGGAGCTAGTCATAAAAGCCTGTCCAAAAAGAGCATTGGCAGATATGAGGAGGCCATCTCATACAACGTAATCAAAGAGAGTAGTAACAATGATCACGTAACTGGATTGTCGCATCTGTTAG CACCTGAGGTCCAGGATGCACCTCTCAAAACCGTGCTGAACAACCTGGATGTTCTTGAGGAGCTTGTGTTGGTATTAGACCCAGACATCTGTGGTGCCAAGAACACACGTCACCTTGCCGCCCATTGCTCCTTTTCCTTTGCCTGGATCAATTATGCATATTCCATGAAGGACCACAAAAGCCCCTTCGTCGCCGTTTTGGAGGGTGTCGTCACCAAAAACCCAGACTGGACCGTCAGCCACCTCGCTGAGCTGCTAACTTCCATCGGTCGCAATGATGCAGTGGAGATTTTGGCGAAGCTTACTGCAGGTGTTTAA